A window of the Bacteroides thetaiotaomicron VPI-5482 genome harbors these coding sequences:
- a CDS encoding DUF4955 domain-containing protein: MKKVISIICITLLVALYSCDERDDLRSDIDNLKERVANLEASIEQMNSDISNYQQMVEGKILVVGYSKDEQDNYTIELSNGETVTIYSGKVDMNDMPLFSVNASGHWAYTINDMTTELLVNDKPVSAIPEAGTAGVTPKLKVDANGFWLISIDNGSTWNKLGNNQIADGTQAVANASSLFSNVTIDEATGQITFTIRADNSQVKVPIYGKDFYLTIKYEGTATFGLGQKQEFLVEQANVETATIENQTWGVKLTENKLIVTAPKTNVQGKEYEEQIYIKIFSKEGYCRVVKLPVKLLTTEIDANSALAWQRFRQGEDNVLPDYSYAGYNHGESAPQGAFSLGYQVINVKERMTAKNMTAREALISILQEKGMTRVNGTNKLNANAKIVIYFPAGDYILHNDDDNTRDESKQKDAVDSKNNNVSSGIEIYGGNFVIKGDGPDKTRLIMETPNLPTSISNLSSSPILLAIKHTNGPNNAGNSPKLASVTENAKRGDFTVKVSGTTGISSGQWVQLRLRSGDRELVKKEIGPIALNENWAIAKAPISINQSSDDLYGVKITEFHQVKSASNGKITFYEPIMHDIDIKYNDTEGWEIRTYKYLENVGVEDLSFVGNALDGYAHHGEGHAEQAKVGWQYDGAYKPLLLQRVVNSWVRNVHFESVSEALTFAESANSSAYDIRISGKRGHSAVRSQGSSRVFIGKVRDESAGNDVYGKSCQGQFHGCGVSKPSVGTVLWNVTWGNDACFESHATQPRATLIDNCSGGLVYYRAGGDENEVPNHLGDLTLWNLNVTGTDSHASNFAWWSDSDTWWKIFPPIVVGTHGMNVKFSGKEQQQVTYEESTGMKVSPESLYEAQLRERLGYVPGWLNALK, translated from the coding sequence ATGAAAAAAGTAATATCAATCATATGTATCACCCTCCTCGTCGCACTTTACTCGTGCGACGAACGGGATGATCTGCGCTCCGACATTGACAACCTGAAAGAACGGGTAGCCAATCTGGAAGCGAGCATAGAACAGATGAACTCGGACATCAGCAACTATCAGCAGATGGTTGAAGGTAAGATTCTGGTGGTGGGATATAGCAAGGATGAACAGGATAACTATACCATCGAACTGAGTAACGGCGAAACTGTAACCATATACAGCGGCAAAGTAGACATGAACGATATGCCTTTGTTCAGCGTCAACGCGTCAGGTCACTGGGCATATACCATCAACGACATGACCACCGAACTGCTCGTTAACGACAAACCGGTAAGCGCCATCCCCGAAGCGGGAACAGCAGGCGTCACCCCGAAACTGAAGGTAGATGCAAACGGTTTCTGGCTGATCTCTATCGACAACGGAAGCACCTGGAACAAATTGGGCAACAACCAGATTGCCGACGGAACGCAAGCCGTTGCCAACGCAAGTTCCCTGTTCAGCAACGTAACCATCGACGAAGCGACCGGACAGATCACCTTTACCATCCGTGCCGACAACAGCCAAGTAAAAGTCCCCATCTACGGAAAAGACTTCTACCTGACAATCAAGTATGAAGGCACAGCCACTTTCGGTCTGGGACAAAAGCAGGAATTCCTTGTAGAACAAGCCAACGTGGAAACAGCCACCATCGAAAACCAGACATGGGGCGTGAAACTGACGGAAAACAAACTGATCGTCACCGCCCCCAAAACAAACGTGCAAGGGAAAGAATACGAAGAACAGATTTACATCAAGATATTCTCGAAAGAAGGTTACTGCCGGGTAGTGAAACTTCCGGTAAAACTGCTGACCACGGAGATAGATGCCAACTCGGCTTTAGCTTGGCAACGCTTCAGGCAGGGAGAGGACAATGTGCTACCCGACTATTCGTATGCCGGATATAATCATGGAGAAAGTGCGCCGCAAGGCGCATTTTCTTTAGGATACCAAGTGATCAACGTAAAAGAGCGCATGACCGCCAAGAACATGACCGCCCGTGAAGCGCTGATCAGCATCCTGCAAGAGAAAGGCATGACAAGAGTAAACGGAACCAACAAGCTGAACGCCAACGCGAAGATTGTAATCTATTTCCCCGCAGGCGACTACATTCTTCACAACGACGACGATAACACCCGCGACGAAAGCAAGCAGAAGGATGCCGTTGATTCGAAAAACAACAATGTCAGCAGTGGCATTGAAATCTATGGCGGTAACTTTGTGATCAAAGGCGACGGTCCCGACAAGACCCGTCTGATCATGGAAACGCCTAATCTGCCGACAAGTATCAGCAACCTCAGTTCATCACCTATACTGTTGGCAATCAAGCACACCAACGGTCCGAACAATGCCGGTAACTCCCCCAAGCTTGCTTCCGTTACCGAGAATGCCAAGCGCGGAGACTTTACCGTGAAAGTCAGCGGAACCACCGGAATCTCCTCCGGACAGTGGGTACAGTTGCGCTTGCGCAGCGGAGACAGGGAACTGGTAAAGAAAGAGATCGGTCCGATTGCCCTCAACGAGAACTGGGCGATAGCGAAAGCCCCTATCTCCATCAACCAAAGCTCCGACGACCTGTATGGCGTCAAAATCACCGAGTTTCATCAGGTGAAATCCGCCTCAAACGGCAAGATCACTTTCTACGAACCGATCATGCACGACATCGACATCAAATATAACGATACGGAAGGGTGGGAAATCCGTACGTACAAATATCTGGAGAATGTCGGTGTGGAAGACCTGAGCTTCGTAGGAAACGCATTGGACGGCTACGCCCATCACGGAGAAGGACACGCCGAACAGGCTAAAGTAGGCTGGCAATACGACGGAGCCTATAAACCGCTGCTGCTGCAACGTGTAGTCAATTCATGGGTACGCAACGTCCACTTCGAGAGTGTCAGCGAAGCGCTTACTTTTGCCGAATCTGCCAACAGCTCGGCATACGATATCCGTATCAGTGGAAAACGCGGACATTCAGCCGTACGTTCGCAAGGTTCTTCACGCGTCTTTATCGGCAAAGTCCGCGATGAAAGTGCAGGAAATGACGTATACGGCAAGAGTTGCCAAGGGCAGTTCCACGGTTGCGGCGTATCGAAGCCAAGTGTAGGAACCGTATTATGGAACGTAACCTGGGGCAATGACGCCTGTTTCGAATCCCACGCCACACAGCCCCGTGCCACGCTGATAGACAATTGCAGCGGCGGACTTGTATACTACCGCGCAGGAGGCGACGAAAATGAAGTCCCCAATCACCTGGGCGACCTCACCCTGTGGAATCTGAATGTGACCGGAACGGATTCTCACGCTTCTAACTTCGCATGGTGGAGCGACAGCGATACATGGTGGAAGATTTTCCCGCCTATCGTAGTCGGTACACATGGTATGAACGTGAAATTCTCCGGTAAAGAGCAGCAACAAGTCACATATGAAGAAAGTACCGGTATGAAGGTATCCCCCGAATCTTTGTACGAGGCACAATTGCGGGAACGTCTGGGCTATGTACCCGGATGGCTCAACGCACTTAAATAA
- a CDS encoding PL29 family lyase N-terminal domain-containing protein, whose amino-acid sequence MNYFKSIMLTAFALFALAACDTDDLRDDVDNLKDRVESLEAQVSLLNDNMTAIKRLLEGGQTITEVTNTDGTYKLKLSNGETISLTQGSKGEVAYPEITVNDEGQWVVNGEVLMQNGIPVQAVGTPGKDGIAPKFRITDEGSFWQVSYDNGTSWEDVLDTDGQKVSAVSDGSGGSSADSFFEEVYVDSTGEFFVVKLKGQTEAISIPIVKDLLCEITEPETGMKNGYWEIGYGKTATTTVKVKGENIIVTAPAGWVATVSEADEMTNVATLSITAPANAMSTRATADNGSDVTVQVNKGASWAVAKIQVKAIQVVDSYYALYNSGATFTVNGIEVNNTKFENATYIDSDQTITTPGIYFIKGGVTVNYNSTVNAANLLFIGDDSQNISTVAITGNYIRLRQNTETGHFLCKNIVFKAAEGFTNYLFTVYADESFANVAFDQCQIVLNGKPVSAITNDKRSIANFSMENSTIKITAVTQQFIINTSSNKNQDYGNVIFRNNTFYCPSGKVNQLVLFNGSASGIASLTIENNTFINLETNTGGYVNIGNLAKTSIKNNIFWTNTDGTGNVVIIRPQITSPTGDICADNLLYKTMTYNWQMFYGGKLPFEGAEELKALTSNPFDGGTFDLANGIFVPNAEYAEYGATN is encoded by the coding sequence ATGAATTACTTTAAATCAATCATGTTAACCGCATTTGCGCTGTTTGCATTGGCAGCGTGCGATACAGACGACTTGAGAGACGATGTTGACAATCTGAAAGACCGCGTAGAGTCTTTGGAAGCACAAGTCAGTCTATTGAACGATAACATGACAGCTATCAAGCGACTGCTTGAAGGTGGTCAGACTATCACAGAAGTGACGAATACAGACGGTACATATAAACTGAAACTGAGTAACGGAGAAACCATCTCACTGACACAAGGCTCGAAGGGAGAAGTTGCTTATCCTGAGATTACTGTCAATGACGAGGGTCAATGGGTAGTGAACGGTGAGGTATTGATGCAGAATGGCATACCTGTTCAGGCTGTGGGCACTCCCGGTAAGGATGGTATAGCTCCCAAGTTCCGGATTACGGACGAGGGAAGTTTCTGGCAGGTAAGTTATGATAACGGAACCAGCTGGGAAGACGTACTCGACACAGACGGTCAAAAGGTATCCGCAGTCAGCGATGGTTCCGGAGGAAGCAGTGCAGACTCTTTCTTTGAGGAAGTATACGTAGATTCAACCGGGGAATTCTTCGTTGTCAAACTGAAAGGACAGACGGAAGCCATCTCTATCCCTATCGTAAAAGACTTGCTTTGCGAAATCACCGAACCGGAAACCGGAATGAAGAACGGATACTGGGAAATAGGCTATGGCAAGACTGCCACTACGACTGTAAAAGTAAAAGGTGAAAACATTATCGTTACTGCTCCTGCCGGATGGGTGGCTACTGTGAGCGAAGCGGATGAAATGACCAATGTAGCTACATTGAGCATTACAGCTCCGGCAAACGCAATGAGTACACGTGCAACGGCGGATAACGGTTCCGACGTAACAGTGCAGGTTAATAAGGGTGCCAGTTGGGCGGTTGCCAAGATTCAGGTGAAGGCAATTCAAGTAGTTGACAGCTACTATGCTTTATATAATAGCGGAGCCACATTTACGGTAAATGGAATTGAAGTAAATAACACTAAATTCGAGAATGCAACATACATTGATTCTGATCAGACAATCACTACTCCAGGCATCTATTTTATCAAAGGAGGGGTCACTGTCAACTATAACAGTACCGTTAATGCTGCTAATTTGCTTTTCATCGGAGATGATTCACAAAACATCAGTACAGTGGCAATTACAGGAAATTATATCAGACTCAGACAAAATACCGAGACTGGACATTTCTTGTGTAAAAACATTGTATTTAAAGCAGCCGAGGGATTCACTAATTATCTGTTTACTGTTTATGCAGACGAGTCATTTGCTAATGTAGCTTTTGATCAATGTCAGATTGTACTTAATGGCAAACCTGTAAGTGCCATTACTAACGACAAAAGGAGCATTGCCAATTTCAGCATGGAAAATAGTACCATCAAGATAACAGCTGTTACACAACAGTTTATTATCAATACCAGCAGTAATAAGAATCAGGATTATGGCAATGTCATCTTTAGAAACAACACATTCTATTGTCCGTCAGGTAAAGTAAATCAATTGGTTTTATTCAATGGTTCAGCTTCAGGTATAGCCAGTCTGACCATAGAAAACAATACATTTATAAACTTGGAAACAAATACCGGTGGCTACGTAAACATAGGCAATCTGGCGAAAACCTCTATTAAAAATAATATCTTCTGGACAAATACAGACGGAACAGGTAATGTAGTCATCATTCGTCCTCAGATAACATCCCCAACAGGAGATATTTGCGCAGATAACCTCCTTTACAAAACTATGACTTATAATTGGCAAATGTTCTATGGAGGTAAACTACCGTTTGAAGGAGCAGAAGAACTGAAAGCATTAACATCCAATCCGTTCGACGGCGGCACCTTCGACCTCGCCAACGGTATCTTCGTTCCGAATGCAGAATATGCCGAATACGGTGCAACCAACTAA
- a CDS encoding DUF5017 domain-containing protein: protein MKTYKLIAICIASLFFGACSDGLDEAVGLHVKVATNENVSFDGQIITAKKGTPIEFILSGDPDFLTFFSGEAGSKYEYRERETIDPSQIKSSMLNFSIWFQYGNPSTTLEKHVYISDEFTGLYKDNFEADSLLVEQFEKDGKWKELVPQSAFPTAAVGNADLATPYSFDMKEYMGKRIAIAICYRGIDNTVAQSKMYFERMRINNVMTSGQEAEYSAGSFGFTPINMKNKWNLKDQTSMTKDREYGTVTNNVSGIWNLTGVGGGSFFIHSTNANDPLKYSWLVSDLITVNSCSPDQGTKVKDITQRLDKYTYTYNQIGIYNVTFLARNANIDHSSTTTYHMVVNVVE, encoded by the coding sequence ATGAAAACATATAAACTCATAGCCATCTGTATAGCAAGCCTCTTCTTCGGGGCTTGCAGCGACGGGCTGGACGAAGCGGTAGGTCTGCACGTAAAAGTAGCGACCAACGAGAATGTAAGCTTCGACGGACAGATCATTACTGCCAAAAAAGGTACTCCGATAGAGTTCATCCTTTCGGGCGATCCGGACTTCCTGACATTCTTCAGTGGAGAAGCGGGCAGCAAATACGAATATCGCGAACGCGAAACGATTGATCCTTCACAGATCAAGTCGTCTATGCTGAACTTCTCTATCTGGTTCCAGTACGGTAACCCGAGCACGACATTGGAGAAACACGTATATATCTCCGACGAATTCACCGGATTATACAAGGATAATTTCGAAGCTGACTCTTTGCTTGTAGAGCAATTTGAGAAAGACGGTAAATGGAAAGAACTGGTTCCGCAGTCCGCATTCCCGACAGCGGCGGTAGGCAATGCCGATCTTGCCACTCCATACAGTTTTGATATGAAAGAATACATGGGCAAACGGATTGCAATCGCTATCTGCTACCGTGGCATTGACAATACAGTGGCACAATCCAAGATGTACTTTGAGCGGATGCGCATCAATAATGTGATGACGAGCGGACAGGAAGCAGAATATTCTGCCGGTTCTTTCGGCTTTACTCCGATCAATATGAAGAACAAATGGAATCTGAAGGATCAGACCAGCATGACCAAAGACCGTGAATACGGGACAGTTACCAATAACGTATCCGGTATCTGGAACCTGACAGGTGTAGGCGGCGGCTCCTTCTTCATCCATAGTACCAATGCCAACGATCCGCTGAAATACAGCTGGCTGGTTTCCGATCTGATTACCGTTAACTCTTGCAGCCCCGATCAGGGAACGAAAGTAAAGGATATTACCCAGCGTCTGGATAAGTACACATATACCTACAATCAAATTGGTATCTACAACGTGACATTCCTCGCTCGTAATGCCAATATCGATCATTCCTCCACGACTACTTACCACATGGTGGTAAACGTAGTGGAATAA
- a CDS encoding RagB/SusD family nutrient uptake outer membrane protein, whose translation MKALKITIIALLAGFSMVSCDFLDKEPTKLTPENYFNTPAEANSFLTGIYAILSQPTFYGGDYMYLVAGDDLSHYGGSGRGPASTGLICNNATTSDNAVTAFWYALYSGINRANMFLENIDKVNGFDAGVKEQYIAEARFLRAFYYFNLVECWGDVPFKTVSTQSVTNLNIPRTDKQEIYDFIISEMADAAETGLKSASDLAYKPGRISQSTAWGILARVYLFRAGEHYREGRNATQAEKKDYFERASFYAQKVMTAGHKLAANYWDPFIDMCSDKYNTTANESIWEAEFAGNNTSDTQAEGRIGNIIGLAGPDLSSKSDVTGAKDPGYGYAFIYSTPKLYNLYVNNGDTKRFNWSIAPFEYKEAGGKNTGVTHREFEQGKLAEVMSQYGQQRGTYQYADDTEKTTATKNFSRMCGKYRREYEADKKDKNYTSINFPILRYADVLLMIAEAENEANNGPTTLAYQCMKEVRERAGLNELPDMTQEEFRQTVKDERAMELCFEYTRRFDLIRWGEYVKNMRALVTEAQSGNNWTQGPTNVYTYFNISSTYNYFPIPDAEMSVNKDITQNNPGW comes from the coding sequence ATGAAAGCATTAAAAATAACAATCATAGCTCTATTGGCAGGTTTCAGCATGGTATCCTGTGACTTTCTGGACAAAGAACCTACCAAACTGACGCCGGAGAACTACTTCAACACCCCCGCTGAAGCCAACTCCTTCCTGACAGGCATCTACGCCATACTGTCGCAACCTACTTTCTACGGCGGTGACTATATGTACCTCGTAGCCGGTGACGACTTATCCCACTACGGAGGCAGCGGACGCGGTCCCGCATCTACCGGACTGATCTGCAACAACGCCACCACCAGTGACAACGCCGTGACTGCCTTCTGGTATGCCCTCTATTCAGGCATCAACCGTGCCAATATGTTCCTCGAAAACATCGACAAAGTAAACGGTTTCGATGCAGGCGTCAAAGAACAGTACATCGCCGAAGCCCGCTTCCTGCGTGCATTCTATTATTTCAATCTGGTAGAGTGCTGGGGAGATGTTCCTTTCAAAACAGTTTCAACCCAAAGCGTTACCAACCTGAATATCCCGCGTACGGACAAGCAGGAAATCTATGACTTCATCATCTCCGAAATGGCAGATGCCGCCGAGACTGGTCTGAAATCGGCCTCCGATCTTGCTTACAAGCCGGGACGTATCTCCCAGTCTACCGCATGGGGCATACTGGCACGTGTATATCTGTTCCGTGCAGGCGAGCATTACCGTGAAGGTCGCAATGCCACACAGGCCGAAAAGAAAGACTATTTCGAAAGAGCCAGCTTCTATGCCCAGAAAGTAATGACTGCCGGTCACAAACTGGCTGCCAACTACTGGGACCCTTTCATCGATATGTGTTCCGACAAGTATAACACCACTGCCAACGAAAGCATCTGGGAAGCCGAATTTGCCGGCAACAACACTTCGGATACACAAGCCGAAGGCCGTATCGGTAACATCATCGGACTCGCCGGTCCGGATCTGTCCTCCAAAAGCGATGTGACGGGAGCCAAAGACCCCGGATATGGCTATGCCTTTATCTACAGCACTCCGAAACTGTACAACCTTTATGTGAACAACGGTGATACCAAACGTTTCAACTGGAGTATCGCTCCGTTTGAATACAAAGAAGCCGGAGGCAAGAATACAGGCGTTACCCACCGTGAATTTGAGCAGGGCAAACTTGCTGAAGTAATGTCTCAATACGGTCAGCAACGCGGAACTTACCAGTACGCAGATGACACAGAAAAGACCACAGCCACCAAGAACTTCAGCCGTATGTGCGGCAAATACCGCCGTGAATACGAAGCGGATAAGAAAGACAAGAACTATACGTCTATCAACTTCCCGATCCTGCGCTATGCTGACGTACTGCTGATGATCGCAGAAGCGGAAAACGAAGCGAATAACGGTCCTACCACTCTGGCTTACCAATGTATGAAGGAAGTAAGAGAACGTGCCGGATTGAACGAGCTTCCCGACATGACGCAGGAAGAATTCCGCCAGACCGTGAAAGACGAACGTGCTATGGAACTTTGTTTCGAATACACCCGTCGTTTCGACCTGATCCGCTGGGGTGAGTATGTGAAGAATATGAGAGCATTGGTAACCGAAGCACAATCCGGCAACAACTGGACGCAGGGACCTACCAACGTATATACCTACTTCAACATCTCCAGCACATACAACTACTTCCCGATTCCGGATGCGGAAATGAGTGTAAACAAAGATATCACACAGAACAACCCGGGTTGGTAA
- a CDS encoding SusC/RagA family TonB-linked outer membrane protein, whose product MLSILGMLLLSVPFVLAQVLVKGTVKDNLGEGVPGASVQVKGTSQGTITDLDGKFTLNIPQKNATLVISFIGYVTVEQKADSQKPMVITLKEDTKTLDEVVVVGYQEVRRRDLTGSVAKANMADVLTAPVASFDQALGGRIAGVNVTSGEGMPGGNMSIVIRGNNSLTQENSPLFVIDGFPIEDSSAASTLNPSDIESLDFLKDASATAIYGARGANGVVIITTKKGKVGRAQLSYDGSFGVQHVTRTIPMMDAYEFVKLQNEMYPTVVAGSYLMNYEGKQWTLDDYKNIPQYNWQDEIFKTAWQQNHTVRLAGGTEGVRYNASLSYFDQDGTLIETGYKRMQGRMNTVVRRGKLNMSLTTNYSRSIQTGSTPSSTSYSGMNNLFYSVWGYRPVTSPDTPLSFLMDSSTDNAVDSSNDYRFNPIKSQKNEYRKSYTNNLQMNGFAEYEVLKGLKLKVSAGYTYDSRKQDQFNNSNTRYGGPTSTDKVNAQVTRQERLTWLNENTLTYQTNIKKKHFLNVLGGITFQNSDYEIYSFRTTHIPNESLGMAGMSEGQAGTTTSAKSSWAMLSYLGRVTYNYMSKYYATVSFRADGSSKFNKDNRYGYFPSGSLAWSFSEEEFMKPLKSVLSSGKVRLSWGLTGNNRIGEYDYYALLAVLKSRVGSYTSTNSLPSGVYPFDNDATNAGVVPTSLPNKDLKWETTEQWNAGLDLGFFDERIGITMDIYRKTTRDLLLDASLPFSSGYYSATKNIGKVRNDGLELSLNTVNFQTRAFKWTTNFNISFNKNKVLALSENQTALLTAAQFDQNYNGQSSYIAKVGLPMGLMYGYVYEGTYKYDDFNKSGNSYSLKPGVPHYSTETNTQPGMPKYADLNGDGVVDSNDRTIIGRGLPIHTGGFTNNFEYKGIDLSIFFQWSYGNDIMNANRLFFESSNNRSRELNQFASYANRWTPENPTSDIPAATNSSSNRVISSRIIEDGSYLRLKNVTVGYTFPAKLVKKWKIDKARVYVAAQNLWTCTGYSGYDPEVSVRNSALTPGLDYSSYPRAYSISFGVSLGF is encoded by the coding sequence ATGCTCTCCATTTTGGGAATGCTCCTGCTTTCTGTTCCATTTGTGCTTGCACAAGTACTTGTCAAAGGTACTGTGAAGGATAATCTAGGAGAAGGTGTTCCCGGAGCCAGTGTTCAGGTAAAAGGCACTTCGCAGGGAACGATCACCGACCTTGACGGTAAATTCACTCTTAACATCCCCCAAAAGAACGCTACCTTGGTTATTTCCTTTATCGGCTACGTCACCGTAGAACAAAAGGCGGACTCGCAAAAACCAATGGTCATCACATTAAAAGAAGATACTAAAACGCTGGACGAAGTAGTGGTTGTCGGCTATCAGGAAGTACGCCGCCGCGACCTTACGGGTTCCGTGGCGAAAGCCAACATGGCAGATGTACTTACCGCCCCCGTCGCTTCATTCGATCAGGCACTCGGCGGACGTATCGCCGGAGTAAACGTAACTTCGGGCGAAGGTATGCCGGGCGGCAACATGAGTATCGTGATCCGTGGTAACAACTCACTGACACAAGAAAACTCGCCGCTGTTCGTTATCGACGGTTTCCCGATAGAAGATTCATCGGCAGCCAGCACGCTGAACCCTTCCGATATCGAGTCGCTCGACTTCCTCAAAGATGCGTCGGCTACGGCCATTTACGGTGCGCGCGGTGCCAACGGTGTTGTCATCATCACCACCAAGAAAGGTAAGGTAGGACGGGCACAGTTGTCCTATGACGGTAGTTTCGGTGTGCAGCACGTCACCCGCACTATTCCGATGATGGATGCTTATGAGTTTGTCAAGCTACAGAATGAAATGTATCCTACCGTCGTTGCCGGCTCATACCTAATGAACTACGAAGGCAAGCAATGGACACTGGACGATTATAAAAACATACCGCAATATAACTGGCAGGACGAGATATTCAAGACTGCCTGGCAGCAGAATCATACGGTCAGACTTGCCGGTGGTACGGAAGGTGTACGCTACAATGCTTCCTTATCTTACTTCGATCAGGACGGTACGCTGATAGAAACCGGTTACAAACGTATGCAAGGACGTATGAACACAGTAGTCCGTCGCGGCAAACTGAACATGAGCCTGACCACCAACTATTCACGCTCTATCCAGACAGGTAGTACTCCATCATCCACCTCTTACAGTGGTATGAACAACCTTTTCTATAGCGTATGGGGATACCGTCCGGTGACTTCCCCCGACACTCCGCTCAGCTTCCTGATGGACAGTTCAACGGACAATGCCGTAGATTCAAGCAACGACTACCGTTTCAACCCGATCAAATCACAGAAGAACGAATACCGGAAGAGCTACACCAACAATCTTCAAATGAACGGATTCGCAGAATACGAAGTACTGAAAGGACTGAAACTGAAAGTTTCCGCCGGATATACTTATGATTCACGCAAGCAGGATCAGTTCAACAACTCGAATACCCGCTACGGAGGTCCTACCTCTACAGATAAAGTGAATGCTCAGGTAACCCGCCAGGAACGCCTGACATGGCTGAACGAAAACACCCTGACTTATCAGACTAACATCAAAAAGAAACACTTCCTCAATGTATTGGGAGGTATCACGTTCCAGAACTCGGACTATGAGATTTATTCATTCCGCACAACGCACATCCCCAACGAATCACTCGGTATGGCAGGCATGAGCGAAGGACAGGCAGGTACTACCACTTCGGCAAAGTCTTCATGGGCGATGTTATCATACCTCGGACGTGTGACTTACAACTATATGTCTAAATATTACGCTACCGTTTCTTTCCGTGCCGACGGTTCTTCCAAGTTCAACAAGGACAACCGTTACGGATACTTCCCTTCCGGTTCTCTCGCATGGAGCTTCTCGGAAGAAGAATTTATGAAGCCGTTGAAAAGTGTACTGTCCAGCGGTAAGGTTCGTTTGAGCTGGGGACTCACGGGTAACAACCGTATCGGCGAATATGATTATTATGCGCTGCTGGCGGTATTGAAATCAAGAGTCGGCTCGTATACATCGACAAACTCCCTCCCAAGCGGTGTTTATCCGTTCGACAATGATGCGACGAATGCAGGTGTTGTTCCTACTTCTCTGCCCAACAAGGATTTGAAATGGGAAACAACCGAACAATGGAACGCAGGTCTCGACCTCGGATTCTTCGACGAACGCATCGGTATAACGATGGATATTTACCGGAAGACCACCCGCGACCTGTTGCTGGACGCTTCCCTGCCTTTTTCTTCGGGTTATTACAGCGCTACCAAGAATATCGGTAAAGTACGTAACGATGGTCTGGAACTTAGTCTGAACACCGTCAACTTCCAGACACGCGCCTTCAAGTGGACGACTAACTTCAACATTTCATTCAATAAGAATAAAGTACTGGCATTGTCGGAGAATCAGACAGCCTTGCTGACTGCCGCGCAATTCGACCAGAACTACAACGGTCAGTCCAGCTACATCGCCAAAGTCGGTCTGCCGATGGGACTGATGTATGGTTATGTCTATGAAGGTACATACAAGTACGACGACTTCAACAAATCGGGTAACTCATACAGCCTGAAACCGGGAGTGCCCCACTACTCTACTGAGACCAACACTCAGCCGGGTATGCCCAAATATGCCGACCTTAACGGAGACGGAGTAGTTGACTCCAACGACCGTACGATTATCGGACGCGGACTTCCGATACATACAGGTGGTTTCACCAACAACTTTGAATATAAAGGCATCGATCTGAGCATCTTCTTCCAGTGGTCATACGGCAACGATATCATGAATGCCAACCGCCTGTTCTTTGAAAGCTCCAACAACCGTTCACGCGAATTGAACCAGTTCGCCAGCTATGCCAACCGCTGGACACCGGAAAATCCGACCAGTGACATCCCTGCGGCTACCAACTCCTCTTCCAACCGTGTGATCTCTTCACGCATCATCGAAGACGGTTCGTACCTGCGTCTGAAGAACGTAACAGTAGGCTATACCTTCCCCGCCAAGCTGGTGAAGAAATGGAAGATAGACAAAGCACGTGTTTACGTTGCCGCACAAAACCTGTGGACATGTACCGGTTATTCCGGTTATGATCCGGAAGTATCTGTACGCAACAGTGCGCTCACTCCCGGTCTGGACTACTCTTCCTATCCGAGAGCATACTCTATCAGCTTCGGTGTAAGCCTGGGATTCTAA